In Onychostoma macrolepis isolate SWU-2019 chromosome 04, ASM1243209v1, whole genome shotgun sequence, one DNA window encodes the following:
- the LOC131538666 gene encoding uncharacterized protein LOC131538666, with protein sequence MIVQTPDPQVPAPVPRATVDVSSPAQPCSIVSTAPSGSLLQAPSVVSLPRLWSETLPPEDHKWIGKRLFKMGSKGKPELRDNLQLWYYPPQPALIYNQAPAPDRFFCHYLLLWMPYKLWRVKILCPNPACGQHQLTGGGLHKRARQVLDIDRTYNMVRETLICTKCRASHVSWSHTVLQQLDLGHRSEFQVILTRKYACDMRVIRLLRERGLGNSPTRVIKQLRENHSEQWLHRLARYTTQCVDFLNQPGVMPVKFQEPPEPTVVSSCKWLLTVYSKDILTRLDEIHARITSTYGSVLKMDSTKKVKGRSNCTLRSIDFHSYVCECVGPRVSFINVVYAQNGHINMRKRFSTRYPDL encoded by the exons ATGATTGTACAGACACCAGATCCTCAAGTTCCAGCCCCTGTCCCCAGAGCCACTGTAGATGTGTCCAGTCCTGCGCAGCCATGCAGTATTGTCTCA ACAGCTCCTTCTGGGTCATTATTGCAAGCTCCATCTGTAGTTTCACTTCCTCGTTTGTGGTCGGAGACCTTGCCACCAGAGGATCACAAGTGGATTGGCAAAAGGCTTTTCAAAATGGGATCCAAGGGAAAGCCAGAGCTTCGTGATAACCTCCAGCTCTGGTATTACCCACCACAGCCAGCACTTATCTACAATCAGGCTCCAGCTCCAGACAGATTCTTTTGTCATTATCTTCTGCTGTGGATGCCGTACAAGCTGTGGAGGGTCAAGATTCTCTGTCCCAATCCTGCCTGCGGACAACATCAGCTGACAGGAGGTGGTCTGCACAAAAGGGCACGGCAGGTTCTAGACATTGACAGAACATATAACATGGTCAGAGAAACCCTCATCTGTACCAAGTGTAGAGCCTCGCATGTGTCCTGGAGTCATACTGTCCTGCAACAGCTAGATCTGGGCCATCGCTCTGAGTTTCAGGTCATCCTCACACGGAA gtATGCCTGTGATATGCGGGTCATCCGGCTCCTGCGTGAGCGTGGCTTAGGCAACAGCCCCACGCGGGTGATCAAGCAGCTGCGTGAAAACCACAGCGAGCAGTGGCTCCATCGTCTGGCCCGGTACACCACCCAATGTGTTGACTTCCTCAATCAACCCGGGGTGATGCCGGTAAAATTCCAGGAGCCCCCAGAGCCTACAGTGGTGTCAAGCTGCAAGTGGCTGCTCACCGTTTACAGCAAAGACATTCTGACAAGGCTGGATGAAATCCATGCAAGGATAACATCCACCTATGGCTCTGTCTTGAAGATGGATTCTACTAAAAAGGTTAAGGGGCGGTCAAACTGCACTTTAcgctccattgacttccattcataTGTATGCGAATGCGTCGGACCAAGGGTCTCATTTATAAATGTTGTGTATGCACAAAATGGGCATATAAATATGCGTAAGCGATTTTCCACCAGATATccagatttataa
- the LOC131538663 gene encoding gastrula zinc finger protein XlCGF57.1-like isoform X1 gives MAFIKEEREDMKIEEAFRVKHEDTEEQTGLLVLKEESQELNEMEDKDEKHLDFMIGGKSPYTKNTSSRKRGQKKATRSYFTCFQCGKSFTEKGSLEVHMRIHTREKPFTCGLCGKSFIRELNLRYHINNHTGEKPFTCDQCEKSFTRKIGLNSHMRIHSRKNCFKCNQCGMSFPDMDRLNRHVVIHSGEKPFICQQCGRGFKFNKNLKAHMRIHTGEKPFTCHHCGKCFGHKVSLKTHLRLHTGEKPYTCSLCSKSFTYKSTLNAHMRSHTGESPYTCKLCGKSFSQKGNLQTHMRIHTGEKPFLCGRCGKNFRCKVTLIYHMRIHSRENCFICQQCGTKFTDSKHLKDHVITHIGEKPFMCHHCGKSFTLKGNLKTHMRLHTGEKPFTCKQCGKSFRHNVSLQTHMRLHTGEKPFSCLECEKSFTYQRDLKRHLQTHSVEKLQSDKKLIKRGHLKNPLPIHSGRRRLNCDQCNKTFIFPSHLKMHLKSHADVRPYFCSLCGKSFKWLRNLKWHQNVCVCVKSRLNSHRS, from the exons AtggcgtttattaaagaggagagagaagaCATGAAGATCGAAGAAGcattcagagtcaaacatgaagataccgaagaacaaacag GCCTGTTAGTGCTGAAAGAGGAGAGTCAAGAACTGAATGAAATGGAAGACAAAGATGAGAAGCATCTTGATTTTATGATTGGAGGAAAATCCCCATATACTAAAAATACTTCATCAAGAAAAAGAGGTCAAAAGAAAGCAACTAGGAGTTATTTCACCTgctttcagtgtggaaagagttttactgAGAAAGGAAGCCTTGAAGtacacatgagaattcacactagagagaagcctttcacatGTGGActgtgtggaaaaagtttcataCGAGAACTAAACCTTAGATATCACATTAACAatcacaccggagagaaaccgttcacgTGTGATCAGTGTGAAAAGAGTTTCACCCGTAAAATAGGTCTTAATAGCCACATGAGAATTCATTCaagaaaaaactgttttaaatgtaatcagTGTGGAATGAGTTTCCCAGACATGGATCGTCTTAACAGGCATGTAGTAATTCActctggagagaagcctttcataTGCCAGCAGTGTGGAAGGGGGTTCAAATTCAATAAAAACCTTAAGGcgcacatgagaattcacaccggagagaagcctttcacgTGCCATCATTGTGGAAAGTGTTTTGGTCATAAAGTAAGCCTTAAGACTCACTTAAGACTTCACAcgggagagaagccttacacatGCTCTTTATGCAGTAAGAGTTTCACATATAAATCAACCCTTAATGCCCACATGAGAAGTCACACTGGAGAAAGCCCTTACACCTGCAAACTGTGTGGGAAGAGCTTCTCACAAAAAGGAAATCTACAGactcacatgagaattcatacTGGGGAGAAGCCATTCTTATGTGGTCGGTGTGGAAAGAATTTCAGATGTAAAGTAACCCTTATTTACCATATGAGGATTCATTCAAGAGAGAACTGTTTTATATGTCAGCAGTGTGGAACAAAGTTCACAGACAGTAAGCACCTTAAAGATCATGTAATAACTCACATCGGAGAGAAGCCATTCATGTGCCATCactgtgggaagagtttcacacttAAAGGAAACCTCAAGACTCACATGAGACTTCACACAGGAGAAAAGCCTTTCACATGcaaacagtgtggaaagagtttcagacaTAATGTAAGCCTCCAGACTCACATGAgacttcacactggagagaagcctttctcATGTCTTGAGTGTGAGAAGAGTTTCACATACCAAAGAGATCTGAAGCGCCATTTGCAAACTCATTCTGTAGAGAAACTGCAGTCTGACAAGAAGTTAATAAAAAGGGGCCATTTAAAAAATCCTCTGCCCATTCACTCTGGTAGAAGGCGACTTAATTGTGATCagtgtaataaaacatttatttttccatcTCACTTAAAGATGCACCTGAAAAGTCATGCAGATGTAAGACCCTATTTTTGttctttgtgtggaaagagttttaaatGGCTCAGAAATTTAAAATGGCACCAGAACGTATGTGTCTGTGTGAAATCAAGGCTAAATTCACACCGCAGCTGA
- the LOC131538663 gene encoding gastrula zinc finger protein XlCGF57.1-like isoform X2: MEDKDEKHLDFMIGGKSPYTKNTSSRKRGQKKATRSYFTCFQCGKSFTEKGSLEVHMRIHTREKPFTCGLCGKSFIRELNLRYHINNHTGEKPFTCDQCEKSFTRKIGLNSHMRIHSRKNCFKCNQCGMSFPDMDRLNRHVVIHSGEKPFICQQCGRGFKFNKNLKAHMRIHTGEKPFTCHHCGKCFGHKVSLKTHLRLHTGEKPYTCSLCSKSFTYKSTLNAHMRSHTGESPYTCKLCGKSFSQKGNLQTHMRIHTGEKPFLCGRCGKNFRCKVTLIYHMRIHSRENCFICQQCGTKFTDSKHLKDHVITHIGEKPFMCHHCGKSFTLKGNLKTHMRLHTGEKPFTCKQCGKSFRHNVSLQTHMRLHTGEKPFSCLECEKSFTYQRDLKRHLQTHSVEKLQSDKKLIKRGHLKNPLPIHSGRRRLNCDQCNKTFIFPSHLKMHLKSHADVRPYFCSLCGKSFKWLRNLKWHQNVCVCVKSRLNSHRS; the protein is encoded by the coding sequence ATGGAAGACAAAGATGAGAAGCATCTTGATTTTATGATTGGAGGAAAATCCCCATATACTAAAAATACTTCATCAAGAAAAAGAGGTCAAAAGAAAGCAACTAGGAGTTATTTCACCTgctttcagtgtggaaagagttttactgAGAAAGGAAGCCTTGAAGtacacatgagaattcacactagagagaagcctttcacatGTGGActgtgtggaaaaagtttcataCGAGAACTAAACCTTAGATATCACATTAACAatcacaccggagagaaaccgttcacgTGTGATCAGTGTGAAAAGAGTTTCACCCGTAAAATAGGTCTTAATAGCCACATGAGAATTCATTCaagaaaaaactgttttaaatgtaatcagTGTGGAATGAGTTTCCCAGACATGGATCGTCTTAACAGGCATGTAGTAATTCActctggagagaagcctttcataTGCCAGCAGTGTGGAAGGGGGTTCAAATTCAATAAAAACCTTAAGGcgcacatgagaattcacaccggagagaagcctttcacgTGCCATCATTGTGGAAAGTGTTTTGGTCATAAAGTAAGCCTTAAGACTCACTTAAGACTTCACAcgggagagaagccttacacatGCTCTTTATGCAGTAAGAGTTTCACATATAAATCAACCCTTAATGCCCACATGAGAAGTCACACTGGAGAAAGCCCTTACACCTGCAAACTGTGTGGGAAGAGCTTCTCACAAAAAGGAAATCTACAGactcacatgagaattcatacTGGGGAGAAGCCATTCTTATGTGGTCGGTGTGGAAAGAATTTCAGATGTAAAGTAACCCTTATTTACCATATGAGGATTCATTCAAGAGAGAACTGTTTTATATGTCAGCAGTGTGGAACAAAGTTCACAGACAGTAAGCACCTTAAAGATCATGTAATAACTCACATCGGAGAGAAGCCATTCATGTGCCATCactgtgggaagagtttcacacttAAAGGAAACCTCAAGACTCACATGAGACTTCACACAGGAGAAAAGCCTTTCACATGcaaacagtgtggaaagagtttcagacaTAATGTAAGCCTCCAGACTCACATGAgacttcacactggagagaagcctttctcATGTCTTGAGTGTGAGAAGAGTTTCACATACCAAAGAGATCTGAAGCGCCATTTGCAAACTCATTCTGTAGAGAAACTGCAGTCTGACAAGAAGTTAATAAAAAGGGGCCATTTAAAAAATCCTCTGCCCATTCACTCTGGTAGAAGGCGACTTAATTGTGATCagtgtaataaaacatttatttttccatcTCACTTAAAGATGCACCTGAAAAGTCATGCAGATGTAAGACCCTATTTTTGttctttgtgtggaaagagttttaaatGGCTCAGAAATTTAAAATGGCACCAGAACGTATGTGTCTGTGTGAAATCAAGGCTAAATTCACACCGCAGCTGA